The stretch of DNA ATTAGACACGCATTGGTTAAGACAGTCGAGGGTACAATGGAAGACCGGACGCGTCGGGATCGGCGGATTATCGCAGTGCACCGGGCAGAATTTCAGGCACGCCGGGGCTGCCACTCCGGCCACCCTACATTCCCTCAGGCACATCGCGATGCACCCCAGTTTCGCGAAGTTTGCGGAAGCGGTCGGCGCCGCCGGCAACACAATCACCCaggccaccgccgccgccgcaatTAGCTTCAACATTTTTCCCGCCATGCCGATCGATAGATGTCTTTTCTTCAGTTTGGGTTTGTTTGTTGAGAGTTGAGGGAAAATGGGGATTGGGAGCTGAGGTTTTATAGGGACAGGTTATGGTGTCGTAATCTTGGTTGGATTGATTTAGGTTGTTCATTTGGAtgatatatgcatatatgttgaAGAAGGTTAAGTATGGTTCGTTTTATTCCATTATTTCTTGATGTATCATGTAAAGTGCAACTGATGGTAGCTGgttaacaaaatattaacacGTAAATGATGGGGCAATTAATAAATGATACTTGTAATTAAAGGGGTCAAATTGGTATTTTGAACCACCTACTTGTACCTTTGAGATTTCTGTTACGCAATGAAAGTTTgtgttgatttaaaaaaaaaggtgatcAAACGAGTTAAATTTTATAAGGTTGTACCTTGCACTCAAAGGGGTGGGGtcaaataagtaaaatataatgCGTTAGAGCATCCTCAACATTTgtagtttttgaaaaaaaaaaaaaaatcagatgtGCGTAATTTGTCTAGCACGTGCAAACAAGGCCCCCCTTCTTCCTCCTCACCCCAGCACGTGCGGCCAAGACGCCACTTCTTCCTTCTCACCTCATTTCCCCTCTCTCGTCCACAGTTTACATCAGTCACTCATCCTCAAAAACTTACCAAAAACCACTAATGTGAGTACCCTTAATACTCAATTTAAGCTTGACTATAATAGTTTctctcaatttaattttttttttcttgaatactactaactctattacaatgtactatctgttcataactattttctcaacctattgaagcacaagagttaatactcaatttaagCTTGACTATAATAGTTTctctcaatttaattttttttttcttgaatactactaactctattacaatgtcctatctgttcataactattttctcaacctattgaagcacaagagtcagtattgcctacactgaggctcgaacccacaacctcccgtataaagggaagggtttgatgccactcaatttaattttaaaaattcacgaCAAGAATTAAGTTGgatatcaatttaaaatataattttcgtaCTTGAAAATCATAACTCCAATTCTTACCAAACACTCTATTAACCATTATACAATATGTTTTTAGTACGCTTTATTGTTCTTATATAGTTTACAAATTCCtacacaaaattaaaactcCCAAGCACACTCTCAGGTTGTGGCtaggtattaaaaaaaaaaaaaaaaaggagttgcACCCTAGAGTCTATGAAAGTAAAATTTGGTCGTTTTATAATACTCAATAGAGGTTAAAAACATAACTTTGAATAAATAATCCATTTAACATTCAACAGAAACAGCACCAAACACAGTATATTCCCTTTCTGAAGTTTTTCAAGCCTTAACAAGCTATCCTCTACAAAAATTTTGCTCAACCAGGAAGAACGAAGGCGGGGGAGATTGCGATTGTTTTTCGATTTGAGAAGCTGCACTTCAACCTTAAATCTTGATATGGAAGTAATCGGCGTCAAAATGATGTAATCTCACATACCCATCTTCACCACCACTCGCAAAACTATAGGCAAACCACAAGATTATATCAAAATCTGTCTAAATCTAAATTATAAAAGCAAATAAGCTCAACCACTGAAGTCCTAAACCGCTAATTAAGGTTAAAACAGATACCTGGAGGGTAGTTTAACATAAGTATAAATATTTCAACAGAAGTAATGGCTAGTATGTtcatgtaataaataaatagaacaaAATATTACCTTTTCCCATCAGGGTTGAAAGCCAAAGCATTAATTGGTCCAAAGTGCCCTTTGACGCCACCGATTTCTTCTTGAAGAATCTAGGAAACACAGGAAAGAACATATTTTCAACACGTGCTTGATATTTGATACCCGAGGAACTAACAAAACCACCAGTATGTTACTCTAGGTAGGCGGCCTCAGGTTTAATACCAACCCCACAATTGTATCANTTAATACTCAATTTAAGCTTGACTATAATAGTTTctctcaatttaattttttttttcttgaatactactaactctattacaatgtactatctgttcataactattttctcaacctattgaagcacaagagttaatactcaatttaagCTTGACTATAATAGTTTctctcaatttaattttttttttcttgaatactactaactctattacaatgtcctatctgttcataactattttctcaacctattgaagcacaagagtcagtattgcctacactgaggctcgaacccacaacctcccgtataaagggaagggtttgatgccactcaatttaattttaaaaattcacgaCAAGAATTAAGTTGgatatcaatttaaaatataattttcgtaCTTGAAAATCATAACTCCAATTCTTACCAAACACTCTATTAACCATTATACAATATGTTTTTAGTACGCTTTATTGTTCTTATATAGTTTACAAATTCCtacacaaaattaaaactcCCAAGCACACTCTCAGGTTGTGGCtaggtattaaaaaaaaaaaaaaaaaggagttgcACCCTAGAGTCTATGAAAGTAAAATTTGGTCGTTTTATAATACTCAATAGAGGTTAAAAACATAACTTTGAATAAATAATCCATTTAACATTCAACAGAAACAGCACCAAACACAGTATATTCCCTTTCTGAAGTTTTTCAAGCCTTAACAAGCTATCCTCTACAAAAATTTTGCTCAACCAGGAAGAACGAAGGCGGGGGAGATTGCGATTGTTTTTCGATTTGAGAAGCTGCACTTCAACCTTAAATCTTGATATGGAAGTAATCGGCGTCAAAATGATGTAATCTCACATACCCATCTTCACCACCACTCGCAAAACTATAGGCAAACCACAAGATTATATCAAAATCTGTCTAAATCTAAATTATAAAAGCAAATAAGCTCAACCACTGAAGTCCTAAACCGCTAATTAAGGTTAAAACAGATACCTGGAGGGTAGTTTAACATAAGTATAAATATTTCAACAGAAGTAATGGCTAGTATGTtcatgtaataaataaatagaacaaAATATTACCTTTTCCCATCAGGGTTGAAAGCCAAAGCATTAATTGGTCCAAAGTGCCCTTTGACGCCACCGATTTCTTCTTGAAGAATCTAGGAAACACAGGAAAGAACATATTTTCAACACGTGCTTGATATTTGATACCCGAGGAACTAACAAAACCACCAGTATGTTACTCTAGGTAGGCGGCCTCAGGTTTAATACCAACCCCACAATTGTATCAAAAGGGGAACTATCAAAACAatcaatatatgtatataacgcTATATATTTCTTACCTTATCAAAGAATTTAGCCTCAAACTTCCCAGCACGATGGTCAGTGGTTGTTACAGCAGATGCATCTTGACCACCTCCAAGCACAATCTAAATAGCAATGAAAACGCATTAAATATGAACGCATACCTCATATGATGATTGTATCTCATGCATAGCGAAATTATTATAACGTTGCCAATTCCCTAGGAAAGGTTAAAACTTTGACTTGCCACTTGTTAATATTTGCTGTTATAGTTACACCAACACTCCGAAGAATAAAGAAAGCTAGTAAGTTAATGTCAATTCAGTTTAATTGTTCCCTTTCTGTTCCAAAAATTCCGTAATGCTAGGACAATATCAGACATAATTCAGAGATTTTCTCAAGTTAAGAGTTAATGATTTCTACCAGTCACCAGCCATGTCTGTATTTGTGTTCAGtttccaaattttcatatttattataactTCTTTAGACTAGCAACAATAACCAAGCTTACATTTTCAACATTTACAGAAAAAGGCAGCATGTAAGGCATGATAcataaaaatggagaaaattttGTTATGAGTAACAAACAATATGAATATTGCACAAAGATTTTGTGATAAGTAAATGACAGAAGGAAAAACAGCAcaaagatttttttatttttttttaggacaACAATGAACAAAGACTAAGTTAAgattagtggtgtgttttacataCATGATCCAACAGCGGTGACATTGTAACTGCATTCACTGGGCGCTCAGTCACATATGTCTTAAGAAGTGTCAAGGTTCTGATATCCCAAAGCTGgcatttatataaatatatattagtcATCAGtaggaaaagagagagagagaacacaTAAAAAGCACAGGGAGAGAAACAGTGACTCGGATTAGAGGGTTGATGGCCAAGTTACCTTTGCTGATTTATCCAAAGAACCTGTTATAAAGTGTGATCCATCAATGGATTTTGCCAGAGAAGTAATCCCCTTCTTGTGACCAGATTCCTTGTCAGACTCCTTAAGTAGTTTTCCAGTCTGtcaattttttaaaggaaataaaaactTCTGGCTTCAAGTGAACTAGTAAAGCCATCTTTGGCAATTCAAatgaaaggaaaaatatttcCAACAAGTGCCTACAAACTCAGCATAAAACAACTGGAAAACCAAGCAAGTACTTGGAGAAgctaaaattctacttctagaGTTCACACCACACCCTTTCCTCATAAAACAATATACTAAACATACCTCAGCATCCCAGATGCGAAGAACAGAATCTTCACCACCGCTTATAATTGTCTTATTCAAAGGTCCCCAAACAGCTCTATTGATCCTTCCCTGGTGGCCCTTCATGATAAGCACAGATTCACCCGTTTCTGAAATAGAAATAGATGGTTATTTAGCCGTTGATGATCAGTAAAATCATCATTTGACTAATGGCAGctgagtgtttaaaaaaaaaaggcacaaAGAAGAACTAAATGCACATGTTGGATGCATAATCAAAACCATAGATGTGTCACCAAAACATCACAAAACTCTTCATATGgagaaatatattattcattattccCAAAATATATTGTTTAAACATGACAATCTAAATTTCAGAAACTTGAACAccaaaaaaatgcacaaaactTACGGTCTTCAGGATCGCTAGCAATTCTCTTTACGTGGATAGCAGAAGGCAGCCCCATGAACGGATCAGTGGTCATGACTGCAAGCTTATCCCCAACAGCAAAGTCCACAGACCTTCCGGGAGAGTCAAAGTTGAAAGTGAACAGCTGAGTGCCCGTCTTAACATCCCAGAGCTTAGCCGTCTGGTCCGCACTTCCAGTTATTAACCTACTTGAATCCCCTGTACACAAAATCAAAACCCTAGTAAATCATCCAACCAATTTGTTAGGCTTCAGCTCTTCCTCTCCTCCCTCCCGCCAAATATACAGCTCATGAAGTTTATACGATGAATCACGATAGAAACACAAACGTTCCGGCATAACCGCATTCCGTTACGAAACTATGCAATCTAAGAGAGTAAGCAGGGAAAAGAGGCTATACGAGAGATGTCGCAGCACCAAACGGCGCCGTTATGGCCGCGGTAAGTTCCGAGGCGCTCGCCGTTGTCGGCGAACCAGACGGTTGGGTTGTGGTCCTTGGCGCAGGAGAAGAGCAGATCTCCTTCCCGGTTGTACTTGAGGAAAGTGAGCGGCCTCTCGTGGCCTTTCATCAATATCGGCCTCATCTTCTTACTTTGATTGCGAGTCTGCAAATTCTTCTGATTTCCAGAAAGTTTGATTGGACGGGAGAGATAGAACAGAAAAACCCTAACTGCAGTTCTACCTCACCGctagaagaagaaagatggaaGACGAAAATAGAAAGATATTCGGATCCGGTTTCGGGTTGTGCCGGCCTTGACCCGGTAAATCCTTTGGGTTACACTTTTTGGATGCAAGCCCAGTATCCCACAATCAACCCATAAGAAATAtctggcaatttatatcgtggaccagggttcacagtattctgtggaccctgatccaatacacaaaatttaacctcataatgtacaaaatttgtcttcaatgtaatttttaaaaaaaaaatgttaatttttttttttacaataaaaaagttaatttaaagaaaaattgcacttttcgacCTTAAATTATAGGATAATTATAGAATTCgtctaagtgttggtcatactcactttttgtCTCTAAGTTATAATTGAAGTTACACTTTTTGTTCCTTTacaaataaaacattagggacaaaatttgcaattttagaaTAACTCAtgaacgaaaagtgagcacgaaaggATGAAAAGTGTGATGCTAATAATAACTTAGAGACAAAAAGTAAGCATGACCAATACTCATAaacgaattttacaattatcctATAATGTAGAGACtgcaattttcccttaatttaAACTATTGAGAGTGTGATGGATGGTGGGAGTGGTAGAAGTGGTGGTGGCGACGACAACGGTTAGGATGATTGGTTATTCCATTGTTGCcaacggaaaatgacttcctctCAAATAaggagaagtcattttcctaaaaatattaactatttTCCATTGATCCGTCCATTGTTTTctattaactttaaattttctttgttatcaaacactgaaaactcaaaaaatgattcacataaattattttatggatTTTCAAATACACCCCAAGTGTTCAAAT from Ipomoea triloba cultivar NCNSP0323 chromosome 7, ASM357664v1 encodes:
- the LOC116024593 gene encoding eukaryotic translation initiation factor 3 subunit I-like, with the protein product MRPILMKGHERPLTFLKYNREGDLLFSCAKDHNPTVWFADNGERLGTYRGHNGAVWCCDISRDSSRLITGSADQTAKLWDVKTGTQLFTFNFDSPGRSVDFAVGDKLAVMTTDPFMGLPSAIHVKRIASDPEDQTGESVLIMKGHQGRINRAVWGPLNKTIISGGEDSVLRIWDAETGKLLKESDKESGHKKGITSLAKSIDGSHFITGSLDKSAKLWDIRTLTLLKTYVTERPVNAVTMSPLLDHIVLGGGQDASAVTTTDHRAGKFEAKFFDKILQEEIGGVKGHFGPINALAFNPDGKSFASGGEDGYVRLHHFDADYFHIKI